In one window of Frigoriglobus tundricola DNA:
- a CDS encoding metallophosphoesterase family protein has translation MKAIISDIHGNMEALQAVLADIRAQGIREVYCLGDVVGYGPNPRECIDLVMDSKLVLLGNHDQGAMFDPDGFNQSAERAIFWTRAQLEAASEPRPAREKRWEFLSERPRSHRENGYLFVHGSARNPLNEYVFPEDVYNQRKMERIFALVERYCFQGHTHVPGIFTENMQFLSPEEVEFAYKLDGRKTLCNVGSVGQPRDGNWRACYVVLENDVIKFRRVEYDWQKTRDKIYDIPDLDNFLGDRLGEGR, from the coding sequence GTGAAGGCGATAATTAGTGATATTCACGGCAACATGGAAGCCCTCCAGGCCGTGCTGGCGGACATCCGTGCACAGGGGATTCGCGAGGTGTACTGCCTCGGCGACGTGGTCGGGTACGGCCCCAACCCGCGCGAGTGCATCGATCTGGTGATGGACAGCAAGCTCGTGCTGTTGGGCAACCACGACCAGGGCGCGATGTTCGACCCCGACGGGTTCAATCAGTCGGCGGAGCGAGCGATCTTCTGGACCCGCGCTCAGCTCGAGGCCGCCAGCGAGCCGCGCCCGGCCCGCGAGAAGCGGTGGGAGTTCCTCTCCGAGCGCCCCCGCAGCCACCGCGAGAACGGCTACCTGTTCGTCCACGGCTCCGCCCGCAACCCGCTCAACGAGTACGTGTTCCCCGAGGACGTGTACAACCAGCGGAAGATGGAGCGGATCTTCGCCCTGGTGGAGCGGTACTGCTTCCAGGGCCACACGCACGTGCCGGGCATCTTCACCGAAAACATGCAGTTCCTCAGCCCGGAAGAGGTCGAGTTCGCGTACAAGCTGGACGGTCGCAAGACGCTGTGCAACGTCGGCAGCGTCGGCCAGCCGCGGGACGGCAACTGGCGCGCGTGCTACGTCGTCCTCGAGAACGACGTGATCAAGTTCCGCCGCGTCGAGTACGACTGGCAGAAGACCCGCGACAAGATCTACGACATCCCCGACCTGGACAACTTCCTCGGCGACCGTCTCGGCGAGGGCCGGTAG
- a CDS encoding dihydrodipicolinate synthase family protein yields the protein MHAHTPFVGLVPAVLSPFDAAGELNLAAVEPHAALLVGDGVVGAFVGGTTGEFSSLTVDERVALAGRWAAVLKGTPLRVVVHVGGNCLSDAKRLAAHAQSIGAAAIAAVAPSYFKPKSLEVLIAWCAELAAAAPGVPFYFYDIPVLTGVSFPMADFLDQAPARVPTLAGVKFTNPDLMTFQRLLRADRGRFDVLFGMDEQLLAAVVLGARGAVGSGYNFAAPLFNRLLAAARANDFATARVEQYRGVELVALMLRYGYLPAAKELMRVRGVDLGPLRLPHAALTVEQAAALRGDLATTGLIDTIGR from the coding sequence TTGCACGCACACACGCCGTTCGTCGGACTGGTACCGGCCGTTCTATCGCCGTTCGACGCGGCCGGTGAGCTGAACCTCGCGGCGGTCGAACCCCACGCGGCGTTGCTCGTCGGGGACGGCGTGGTCGGGGCGTTCGTGGGGGGCACCACGGGCGAGTTCAGTTCGCTCACCGTTGACGAGCGCGTGGCCCTCGCGGGGCGCTGGGCCGCCGTGCTAAAGGGCACACCCCTGCGGGTGGTCGTTCACGTCGGGGGCAACTGTCTATCGGACGCAAAGCGCCTGGCGGCCCACGCGCAATCTATCGGCGCCGCAGCGATTGCGGCCGTCGCACCGAGCTACTTCAAACCGAAATCGCTCGAGGTGCTGATCGCGTGGTGCGCCGAACTCGCGGCGGCGGCACCGGGCGTGCCGTTCTACTTCTACGACATCCCGGTTCTGACCGGCGTGTCGTTCCCGATGGCGGACTTCCTCGACCAGGCGCCGGCGCGGGTCCCGACGCTCGCGGGCGTGAAGTTCACCAACCCCGACCTGATGACGTTTCAGCGCTTGCTCCGCGCCGACCGCGGGCGCTTCGACGTGCTGTTCGGGATGGACGAACAACTGCTCGCCGCCGTGGTGCTGGGCGCCCGCGGCGCGGTCGGGAGCGGGTACAACTTCGCGGCGCCGCTGTTCAACCGGCTGCTCGCGGCGGCCCGCGCGAACGACTTCGCGACCGCCCGCGTGGAGCAGTACCGCGGGGTCGAACTCGTCGCACTCATGTTGCGGTACGGGTACCTGCCGGCGGCGAAAGAGCTGATGCGCGTGCGCGGCGTCGATCTCGGCCCGCTGCGGCTGCCGCACGCCGCACTGACGGTCGAGCAGGCGGCGGCGCTGCGTGGTGACCTCGCGACAACCGGGCTGATCGACACAATCGGTCGATAA
- a CDS encoding GH3 family domain-containing protein, whose protein sequence is MPSTAFLAPLTNTRLVRRAADAVLLRYAHHRTRALDRMDAGRVQHATLMKLVRKARDTRFGRDHDFSRISSVADYQARVGVRDYEWFWNTYWKDAYPRLDNVTWPGQIPYYALSSGTTSGATKYIPVSWEMVRSNKKAGFTTTALFRHAHPAAKLFTGKFFFLGGTTDLRKQADGSLAGDLSGIAAKELLEFLRPYTFPPADLTLITNWEEKVQRFAQLSANEPITALSGVPAWMYVLFARLKEVTGKKSVAEVWPDLRLVVHGGTKFDPYRDLFKKEIGSDLVKFCEVYPCSEGFIATEDPRYNLLRIVPDHDIFFEFVPMSEFDSHGTLKAFPTRHTLANVEVGVQYAVVLTSCAGVWSYLVGDTVAFERRDPPLIRFTGRTKYFLSAFGEHLISEEVEKAVTHAATVCGVSALNFHVGPVFPSQPGKPGHHLYLIEFADAAPDAGRYAAEIDAELTRINEDYGPHRVGDLAMLVPEVRVVKRGGFDEWMKARGKYGGQNKVPRMDNSGAMTKDLAAWFAEHGWAG, encoded by the coding sequence ATGCCCAGTACCGCGTTCCTGGCCCCGCTAACTAACACCCGGCTCGTGCGCCGCGCGGCCGATGCGGTCCTGCTGCGCTACGCCCACCACCGGACCCGCGCCCTCGACCGCATGGACGCCGGCCGCGTCCAGCACGCGACGCTCATGAAGCTCGTCCGGAAGGCGCGGGACACGCGCTTCGGGCGCGACCACGACTTTTCCCGCATCAGTTCCGTGGCGGACTACCAGGCCCGCGTCGGCGTCCGCGACTACGAGTGGTTCTGGAACACCTACTGGAAGGACGCGTACCCGCGGCTCGACAACGTCACCTGGCCGGGCCAGATCCCGTACTACGCGCTCTCGTCCGGCACGACGAGCGGCGCGACGAAGTACATTCCCGTGTCGTGGGAGATGGTCCGGTCGAACAAGAAGGCGGGGTTCACCACCACCGCGCTTTTCCGGCACGCACACCCGGCGGCGAAGCTGTTCACGGGGAAGTTCTTCTTCCTCGGCGGCACGACCGATCTGCGGAAGCAGGCCGACGGCAGCCTGGCGGGCGACCTGAGCGGGATCGCGGCGAAGGAGCTGCTGGAGTTCCTGCGCCCGTACACGTTCCCGCCGGCCGATTTGACGCTCATCACCAACTGGGAGGAAAAGGTCCAGCGGTTCGCCCAACTGAGCGCGAACGAGCCGATCACGGCGCTCAGCGGCGTTCCGGCGTGGATGTACGTGCTGTTCGCCCGGCTGAAAGAGGTCACCGGGAAGAAGTCGGTGGCCGAAGTGTGGCCGGACCTGCGGTTGGTGGTCCACGGGGGCACGAAGTTCGACCCGTACCGCGACCTCTTCAAAAAGGAAATCGGCAGCGATCTCGTGAAATTCTGCGAAGTGTACCCGTGTTCGGAGGGGTTCATCGCGACCGAGGACCCGCGGTACAATCTGCTCCGCATCGTCCCGGACCACGACATCTTCTTCGAGTTCGTGCCGATGAGCGAGTTCGATTCGCACGGGACCTTGAAGGCGTTCCCGACCCGGCACACGCTCGCGAACGTGGAAGTGGGCGTGCAGTACGCGGTGGTGCTCACGTCGTGTGCGGGCGTGTGGTCGTACCTCGTGGGCGATACGGTCGCGTTCGAGCGCCGCGACCCGCCGCTGATCCGGTTCACCGGTCGGACGAAGTACTTCCTCTCGGCGTTCGGCGAGCACCTCATCAGCGAAGAGGTGGAGAAGGCCGTCACACACGCCGCGACGGTCTGCGGGGTGAGCGCGCTCAATTTCCACGTCGGGCCGGTGTTCCCGTCGCAACCGGGCAAGCCGGGGCACCACCTGTACCTGATTGAGTTCGCGGACGCCGCTCCCGACGCGGGCCGGTACGCGGCGGAAATCGACGCCGAACTGACCCGCATCAACGAGGACTACGGCCCGCACCGCGTCGGTGATCTGGCGATGCTCGTGCCGGAGGTGCGGGTTGTGAAGCGCGGCGGCTTCGACGAGTGGATGAAGGCGCGGGGCAAGTACGGCGGGCAGAACAAGGTGCCGCGTATGGACAACAGCGGCGCGATGACCAAGGATCTGGCGGCGTGGTTCGCGGAACACGGTTGGGCGGGGTAA
- a CDS encoding class I SAM-dependent methyltransferase has product MTPPSAPTTHPTPGAGHAVSGPAVSPAVEAKTSPHAPKGPDWWLMMRAFLTQGKRIASFAPSSRFMARKILDGIDWATARTIVELGAGTGPITAELVRLARPDAKLVVIELDPTLCGRLRDRFRGAPNVDVILGDATKFGELLAERGIPKVDHVLSGLPLPSFPTGARDAILDTASRTIADGGTFRQLTVMPLIYYKMYRRYFENVRFRFVPFNLPPGGVYVCRGYRGAPGDVPVK; this is encoded by the coding sequence ATGACGCCACCTTCCGCGCCGACGACGCACCCGACGCCCGGGGCCGGACACGCCGTTTCCGGCCCCGCCGTGAGCCCCGCGGTCGAAGCCAAGACCAGCCCCCACGCGCCGAAGGGGCCGGACTGGTGGCTCATGATGCGGGCGTTTTTGACGCAGGGTAAGCGGATCGCGTCGTTCGCGCCGAGCTCGCGGTTCATGGCCCGCAAGATCCTCGACGGGATCGACTGGGCGACCGCGCGGACCATCGTGGAACTCGGCGCCGGCACCGGCCCGATCACGGCCGAACTGGTGCGGCTGGCCCGCCCGGACGCGAAGCTGGTCGTCATCGAGCTCGACCCGACGCTGTGCGGCCGGCTCCGCGACCGGTTCCGCGGCGCCCCGAACGTGGACGTCATTCTCGGCGACGCGACCAAGTTCGGCGAACTGCTGGCCGAACGGGGCATCCCGAAGGTGGACCACGTGCTGTCCGGGCTGCCGCTGCCCTCGTTCCCCACGGGCGCGCGCGACGCCATCCTCGACACCGCGTCGCGCACGATCGCTGACGGCGGCACGTTCCGCCAGCTCACCGTGATGCCGCTCATCTATTACAAGATGTACCGCCGGTACTTCGAGAACGTGCGGTTCCGGTTCGTGCCGTTCAACTTGCCGCCGGGCGGGGTGTACGTGTGCCGCGGGTACCGCGGCGCGCCCGGTGACGTACCGGTCAAGTGA